A genomic region of Pseudomonadota bacterium contains the following coding sequences:
- a CDS encoding fructose-1,6-bisphosphatase, with protein sequence MNIKKHVKRGLWNHLMKSRVEMGLASIIYEVGVASKYVNHAMRTGDLGLAGTSNLYGEDQLALDVLADEIIKDRLDHTGRVSRIISEEQSEIIIFDRQGKRGGYAVCYDPLDGSSLVDVNLAVGTIVAIYAGDDPLQCGRRQVGSMYVVYGPRTTLVYGAGDGVHEFTLNSLGEYVLTREYVSLKNRGTIFSPGGVRRDYLPEHENFIRHLEDDGYKLRYSGGFVPDLNQILLKGGGIFMYPGTVSAAQGKLRLPFELNPMAYLTELAGGVATDGRRPILDLECYDFDQRSPVYIGSRDEVELAKKFFGAS encoded by the coding sequence ATGAATATTAAAAAGCACGTCAAGCGTGGTCTCTGGAACCATTTGATGAAAAGTCGAGTGGAAATGGGGTTGGCCAGTATTATCTATGAGGTCGGAGTTGCCTCGAAATATGTAAATCATGCCATGCGCACCGGTGATCTGGGGCTGGCCGGAACCAGCAATCTTTATGGCGAAGACCAGCTGGCGCTGGATGTTCTGGCCGATGAGATTATCAAGGACCGGTTGGATCATACCGGTCGGGTCAGTCGTATAATTTCTGAAGAACAGAGTGAAATTATAATTTTTGATCGACAGGGGAAACGCGGCGGCTATGCGGTCTGCTATGACCCGCTGGACGGCTCTTCCCTGGTTGATGTCAACCTTGCGGTGGGAACCATTGTCGCCATTTATGCCGGGGATGATCCCTTGCAGTGTGGGCGTCGGCAGGTCGGGTCCATGTATGTTGTTTACGGCCCGCGCACGACCCTGGTTTATGGCGCCGGTGACGGGGTGCATGAGTTTACCCTGAACAGCCTGGGTGAATATGTGTTGACCCGGGAGTACGTCTCGCTCAAAAACAGGGGGACGATCTTCAGCCCCGGCGGGGTGCGGCGCGACTATCTGCCGGAACATGAAAATTTTATCCGCCATCTAGAAGATGATGGTTATAAGTTGCGTTATAGCGGTGGCTTTGTTCCCGACCTCAATCAGATACTACTTAAAGGCGGGGGTATTTTTATGTATCCCGGCACGGTTTCAGCTGCTCAGGGCAAGCTTCGTTTACCTTTTGAACTTAATCCCATGGCCTATCTGACGGAATTGGCGGGGGGCGTGGCAACCGACGGTCGCAGGCCGATTCTTGATCTTGAATGTTACGATTTCGACCAGCGCAGTCCGGTCTATATCGGCAGCCGGGATGAGGTTGAACTGGCGAAAAAATTCTTTGGCGCCAGTTGA
- a CDS encoding divergent polysaccharide deacetylase family protein, with product MMRVKERTPKISGGWLGLVLGIAGAALFFLLGYLLAERRFAEVLPAPDSRVSAECLRNAQPQDHNKLETALGRLLQKINLSRAAQVNRQNWQRLRSGVLEWSRLRMDGVCFDPELLRLVLQSAKEFLGRDFALRLLFSYDNEGGISSFLLLDGETVVTIGTFITAKSLVEPGLRRPRLAIVIDDLGLSLSSAAEFAAISLPLTFAVLPRLENSKRVAGYLQERRCDMILHLPMEPRDYPDVDPGPGALLCAMDEKQMRSTLLENLASVPGIIGVNNHMGSRLTANPVKMRMVMRVLRDRELFFLDSLTIAGSCAYEEARAAGIPALRRDVFLDNLRDEQHILLQLRTLLTVAAIRGTAIGIGHPYAETAAALKKFHRMAEQAGVEIVALRRLFVQPLKFIE from the coding sequence ATGATGCGTGTGAAAGAGCGTACACCGAAGATTTCCGGAGGATGGCTGGGGCTGGTTCTGGGAATCGCCGGGGCCGCTCTTTTCTTTTTGCTGGGTTATTTGCTGGCGGAGCGAAGGTTTGCCGAGGTTTTGCCCGCACCTGATTCGAGAGTGTCCGCGGAGTGCCTTCGGAATGCTCAACCTCAGGATCATAATAAACTGGAAACGGCTCTTGGCCGTTTGTTGCAGAAAATCAACCTGAGTCGGGCCGCTCAGGTTAACCGGCAGAATTGGCAACGGCTGCGCAGCGGTGTTCTGGAGTGGTCCCGGCTCAGGATGGACGGAGTCTGTTTTGACCCTGAGCTTCTGAGGCTGGTACTGCAGTCCGCCAAAGAATTTTTGGGTCGTGATTTTGCCTTACGTCTGCTTTTTTCATATGACAACGAGGGCGGGATCAGTTCCTTTCTGCTTCTTGATGGTGAAACTGTGGTCACCATCGGCACTTTTATCACAGCCAAATCATTGGTTGAGCCGGGGCTGAGGCGTCCCCGGCTGGCAATTGTCATTGATGATCTGGGGCTTAGTCTGAGTAGCGCAGCTGAATTTGCCGCGATTTCTCTGCCTCTGACCTTTGCCGTGCTGCCACGGTTGGAGAACTCGAAGCGGGTCGCTGGATACCTGCAGGAACGGCGGTGTGATATGATCTTACATCTGCCGATGGAACCTCGGGACTACCCTGACGTCGATCCTGGTCCCGGGGCCCTGCTCTGCGCGATGGATGAAAAACAGATGCGGTCAACCCTGCTTGAAAATCTGGCTTCAGTGCCGGGGATTATCGGGGTTAATAACCATATGGGTTCACGACTGACGGCCAATCCTGTTAAAATGAGGATGGTTATGCGGGTCCTCAGGGATCGAGAACTTTTTTTTCTCGACAGCCTGACGATTGCCGGCAGTTGTGCTTATGAGGAAGCCCGGGCCGCCGGAATTCCGGCGCTACGGCGGGATGTTTTTCTCGATAACCTCAGGGATGAACAGCATATTCTTCTGCAGCTGCGGACCTTGCTGACCGTGGCCGCAATCAGGGGGACTGCGATCGGGATCGGCCACCCGTATGCGGAGACGGCGGCCGCTTTGAAAAAATTCCACCGCATGGCGGAGCAGGCCGGGGTTGAAATCGTTGCTCTGCGGCGGCTTTTCGTGCAGCCATTAAAATTTATTGAGTGA
- a CDS encoding Na/Pi cotransporter family protein, giving the protein MIQAMMFAFLGGLGLFLYGMKIMSEGLQKAAGNRLRQILEKLTTHRIAAFLVGTGVTAIVQSSSATTVMVVGFVNAGLMNLRQAIGVILGANIGTTVTAQMIAFKVHHYALPAIGIGVALKFFTRTKRWQYFGEIILGFGMLFYGLDVMGGGLACFKTQPFFQQAFVTFSRNHIMAVLAGALLTMILQSSSATVGITMTLAASGALTFEGGVGLILGENIGTTITALLAGIGTNISAKRAARAHMMVNVLGVVYILLLFPFFTRLVDYFTPGNPDLVVGVAQAAECAVTIGDKPYIARHLANAHTFFNIFNCLLFLPLVGILAKVCVWMVPAGDEETFYHLRYLDNRVLDTPPLALAQAHKETVRMAGLCLRMFNLTMECYTNYTQKLVEKVYRKENTIDMLQKEITDFLVNVTQLSTTPEISREVNMTMYIVNNLERLGDHCENLIRLVERKQDQKIDFSEEANAEIAEIELKAREFIELALTGLEKGKVERLMVKARALENSINSLENRYRDQHIERLSENRCSVVPGLIFIDFLTNFEKIGDHCYNICEAIAGEK; this is encoded by the coding sequence ATGATACAGGCAATGATGTTTGCCTTTCTGGGTGGTCTTGGACTTTTTCTTTACGGTATGAAAATTATGTCGGAAGGCTTGCAGAAAGCCGCCGGCAATCGTCTGCGGCAGATTCTGGAAAAGCTGACGACGCATCGTATCGCCGCCTTTCTGGTCGGAACCGGAGTCACGGCCATCGTGCAGAGCAGCAGCGCTACGACCGTGATGGTGGTGGGTTTTGTTAATGCCGGTTTGATGAATCTGCGGCAGGCTATCGGGGTGATTCTTGGAGCCAATATCGGGACCACGGTGACCGCCCAGATGATTGCCTTCAAAGTTCATCATTATGCCTTGCCGGCGATCGGTATCGGAGTGGCGCTGAAATTTTTTACCCGGACTAAACGCTGGCAGTATTTTGGTGAAATCATCCTGGGTTTCGGTATGCTTTTTTACGGTCTGGATGTCATGGGGGGTGGCCTTGCCTGTTTTAAGACGCAGCCTTTTTTTCAGCAGGCGTTTGTTACCTTCAGTCGTAATCATATCATGGCGGTTCTGGCTGGGGCCCTGTTGACCATGATTCTGCAGAGCAGCAGTGCCACGGTCGGAATCACCATGACACTGGCTGCAAGTGGAGCCCTGACTTTCGAGGGAGGGGTGGGCCTGATTCTCGGGGAAAATATCGGGACCACGATTACGGCTTTGCTGGCCGGTATCGGAACTAATATTTCAGCGAAGCGGGCCGCCCGGGCTCATATGATGGTCAATGTTCTGGGGGTGGTTTATATACTGTTGCTTTTCCCGTTTTTCACTCGCCTGGTTGATTATTTTACTCCGGGAAATCCTGACCTGGTGGTCGGAGTGGCGCAGGCCGCCGAATGCGCTGTCACTATCGGTGATAAACCCTATATTGCCCGCCATCTTGCCAATGCGCACACCTTTTTCAATATCTTCAACTGTCTGCTTTTTCTCCCCTTGGTCGGCATACTTGCCAAAGTTTGTGTCTGGATGGTGCCGGCCGGCGATGAAGAGACTTTTTATCACCTGCGTTATCTTGATAACCGGGTTCTTGATACCCCGCCCCTGGCTCTGGCTCAGGCGCATAAGGAAACCGTGCGCATGGCCGGTCTTTGTTTGCGCATGTTCAATCTGACCATGGAATGCTATACCAATTACACGCAAAAACTGGTGGAAAAGGTGTACCGTAAGGAAAACACGATAGATATGTTGCAGAAGGAGATTACCGACTTTCTGGTTAATGTAACGCAACTGTCAACCACCCCGGAGATCTCGCGCGAGGTCAACATGACCATGTATATTGTCAACAACCTCGAGCGGCTGGGAGACCACTGCGAAAACCTGATTCGCCTGGTTGAACGTAAACAGGATCAGAAAATTGACTTTAGTGAGGAAGCCAATGCGGAAATCGCCGAAATCGAACTCAAAGCCCGGGAATTTATCGAGCTGGCGCTGACGGGCCTTGAAAAGGGCAAGGTGGAGCGTTTGATGGTGAAAGCCAGAGCGCTGGAGAACAGTATCAACTCTCTGGAGAATCGCTACCGTGATCAGCATATTGAACGGCTCAGTGAAAACCGTTGTTCCGTGGTGCCGGGTCTGATTTTTATCGATTTTCTGACTAATTTTGAGAAAATCGGGGACCATTGCTATAATATCTGCGAGGCTATCGCCGGAGAGAAGTAA